The DNA segment ATATCCGGCCACCCGTGGAGGGCAAAAATCGCTTCCGGTGCAGGATCGCCGAGCACTCTTTGCCGTATCATGGTATCCGCTCCGGTGCCTCCCTCTTCGTCAGGCTGGAAAATGAGCTTCACCGTTCCGGCGAGCTCGTGCTCGAGCTTCCTGAGCACCCACGCCGTACCTAACAGCACCGCAGTATGGCCGTCATGTCCGCACGCATGGCACAGGCCTTCGTGAACCGAGGCATACGGGAGACCTGAAAGGTCAGGCATCTCGAGGGCATCGATATCCGCTCTCAGGGCGACAACATGGCCATTACCGCGGCCTATTTCCGCAACGACGCCTGTTTCGGTACATCGCCGGTGAGTCACACCGATATCGTCGAGAAACGTTTCGATCACCGCGGCGGTCCTGTATTCCTTCAGGCCGATTTCCGGATGCTTGTGCAGATCGTGACGGATTACGATAATCCCTGGGCATATTTCTTCCACAAGCCGTGATATACGTGTATCCATTCAAATCCCCGAAAAAAAGTGAAAAAAACGTATATTTATCTTTGTATTTTTCAAATGTGGGCAGTATATACAATACATTCGTGAAAGTCAACAGTAATGGCAGAAGGCATATGGCACAAGGCATAAGGTAAAACACAAAGGAATATTATTTCTGTTGACAGACAACAGTATCGGAACTTTCTATATAGTAAAACTACAGTCCAAAACCATGATTTAATACATTTTTCAAGGAGAGATAAATGGCTCTACAACACATCTTCAGCCCGATACGGCTCGGGAAAGTAACCGTAGCCAACCGTACCGTGCTCGCGCCGATGGGAATCGGTATCAGCAGCCTCGACGAACCGTATCCGCTCAACAGTATCCGTTATTTCGAGGAGCGTGCCATCGGGGAAATCGGCATGATAATCACACCGTTCACCCCGGTGCATAACAAATTGTCCACGCTCCCTGTCGCCGGGATTACCCATGACCGTTTCATCCCCCATCACAAGCGGTTTGTGGACTGCATTCATCAGTACGACACCAGGGTATTCCTCCAGATTGCCCTTGCGGGAGGGCAGCTGAGCGGCGAGGCTCCCTCGGCGATATACAGCCCCATCTATACCGAAAAGCCGCGCGCCCTTACCACCGGTGAGCTCGATGAGCTTGTCGAGGCATTCGTAATCGCCGCGGGCAGGGCGATCGAGTCGGGTTACGATGGCGTCGAGGTGCACGGTGCACATTCCTATCTGATCGGGTCGATGATGTCTCCGGCACTCAATAAACGAACCGACAAATACGGCGGTTCATTCGAAGGAAGGATGAAATTCCCCCGTGACATAATCTCCGGGATCAGGGGGAAATACCCCGATTTCCCGGTCGGTTTCAAGTTCAGCGCCCACGAGCACCTCGAAGGCGGTGTCGATATCGAACTGGGAAAGCAGATCGCCAGCCACATAGCGCAGCTCGGCGTTGCCTACCTCCACCCTTCCACAACCGCGGTAACATTCGAATACATGGACGATTATTCCGCCGTTCCCGTGCTCTATATGCCCCGGAACAACCTGATTCCGCTTGCCGTGGAGACCAGAAAAGCAGCGCCCGGTGTTCCGATCATCGGGGCCGGGGGAATAACTGTGCCCGAGGAAGCGGAGGAGCTCATCGCATCGGGGAAATGCGACATGGTCGCCCTCGGCCGTCCATCGCTCGCCGACCCCCACTGGGCAAAAAAAGCGAAGGCGGGAAAAAAGGTGGTTCCGTGTATCCGGTGCAACGTCTGCTACCGTCAGCTCTGGGCCGGAGAACCGCTGTGGTGCTCGGTGAATCCGTATCTCGGTCACGAGGCCGAACAGTATCTTTCAACACCCTCGAAAAAGAAAAAAGTCATGATTATCGGCGCCGGCCCGGCTGGTATACGGTGTGCGCTGACAGCATCGAAACGGGGGCATGATGTCACGCTCTTCGAAAAGCGGCCTTACATCGGCGGGATGGTGTATCCCGGCAGCAGGCCGGACTGCAAGAAGGATGTGGCACGCCTTCTCGACTGGTACAACACCGAGCTCGGCGAAAGCACGGTCAGACTCAGGCTCAATACCGAAGTCACACCTGAGCTCGTCGAGCAGGAAGCCCCCGATGCGCTCGTTATCGCGGTTGGCGCCGAGCCTTCGGTGCCCGGTGTTCCCGGTATCGACATGCCTCATGTCGCATCGGCGGTCGATGTTCTCCGCGATGTGTCACGTTATAAAGGCAAAAAAGCCGTGGTTGTCGGGGGCGGCGATGTGGGCTGCGAAACCGCATGTCATCTGGCTGACAACGGCTGGAAGGTTACCATCGTCGAAATGCTCCCGCGCCTCATGGAGGAGAATGTGGTCATGGATGTGAAATTCCCCATGCTCGCGCTCCTCGAAAAGAAACATGTCACCGTAAGAACAGGGACAAAGCTCAGCAAAGTCACCGATGAAGGTATCGAAGCGATTCTCCCGAGCGGTAAAAAGGGAGGTATCGAGGCCGATATCGTGGTCATTGCGACCGGATTCAAAAAACCGCTGACATTCAATCCGGAAGACGTGTCCATGCATATCGCGCCGATGAGCGGAACACTGGGCAAACTCGCCATCAAAGCGGCGGAGTTTCATATCATCGGCGACTGCGCCAGACTCGGCCGCATCCGTGAAGCCACGGAAGCCGGAGAACGTATCGGCCGCTGGCTGTGACAATATCTGCGATCCGACAGGATGCGGAATAGCGCCACATGCAGAAAAGCCCCCGATTAAGGGGGCTTTTTTATTTTGATCTCGTTATGCACCAAAAAAACATGGTATATCATAGGTTATATGACGCTTTGAGGAAAATGATTTTATTGCACCATTAAAAGATGTATATTATTTTTTCGATATCACTTCGAATAATTTGCTTTTCCATAGGTATATAAACCTGCAGGGTTTATTATTTTTGCCCATTTACAGAGCACTAACAGAAATAGATGAAATTGATATTGAATGTGACAGTATCTACTTATAAGGAGGCTTTTTAATGAGTGAACTTGCAATTTTCGGCGGACAGCCGACCATAACCGGTTCCTGGCCCAAATGGCCCTTTGCCGGAAAACGCGAACGTGAGCTCCTCGATGAGGTTCTTTCAAGCGATCTCTGGGGAGGCACCGGATTAGGCCCCAAGATACGTGAACTCAACGACAAATTTGCCCGGTACTGCGATTGCAAATACGGCGCAGCGGTGGCAAACGGGACGGTATCGATGGAGCTTGCCCTCAAAGCATGGGACATCGGCCCCGGAGACGAGGTCATCTGCCCGGCGGTCACCTTCATGGCGACAGCGACCGCACCTCACCATGTCGGAGCCACCGTCGTGTACGTGGACATAGACCCGAAGACGCTCAATATCGACCCGGCAAGGATCGAGGAGGCAGTGACTCCGAAAACACGGGCAATCATTCCCGTTCACATCGGCGGACACCCCTGCGACATGGACCCCATCATGGAAATAGCCCGGAAGCATGGAATTAAAGTGCTCGAAGATGCCGCTCAGGCGCACGGTTCCATCTATAAGGGCCGTAAATCCGGCTCACTGGGCGATGCGGGTTCTTTCAGCTTCCAGCAGTCGAAAAACATGCAGAGCGGTGAAGGCGGAATCGTTGTCAGCAACGACCGTGATTTTATCGATCTCATTCACTACAGCATCGGCAAATTCGGCCGGGGAGTCCGTGAAAAATATGCGGGCCATATTCACTACCGGTTCGGCTGGAATGCTTGCTATACCGAACTGCAGGCAGCCCTTGCCCTTGCCCAGCTCGAACGTCTCGAGGAACACACGGAAAAACGCGCAGCAAACGCAAAACTGCTCTACAGACTGCTCGATGGCATCGAGGGTATCGAACCGCTCGTCTGGCAGCCCTACTGCGATCGTCACGGCCACCATCTTGTCAACCTCCGCTTCATAAGCGAAGAATTCGATGGTGCCAGCAGGGCACAGTTTCTGGCGGCTCTCAACAAAGAAGGTGTCGTGTGTTCGTCATTCTATCCCATGCCGCTCTATGAGCAGCCCTTATACAAAACGGACAAAACCCTGTCCATGCGGTATCTCCCGAGCCCCGTTTCGGAACGGACATGCAGGGAAATCGTTTTCCTCGAACAGAACCTGTTCCTCGCCGAAAGCGGACGAATCGAAAAAATCGCCGAAGCAATCAGGAAGGTGCGTAAAAATGCTTCCGAGCTTCACGATATCGATGTGACTGAAAACGATTTCATGGGTTCCGCCGTGCTCAAGAAAGCCCGTGAAAACGCGGCATGACCCGTACGGGCAGCTGGCAGGGCGGATGACTATAAAAACGATTTTTGAGAATCATATACGATTTATTGCTCAGGTGATTAAACAGTGACATCGGTTGACGTCATGCCGGACTTGTTTCGGTATCTATTCCGAATGTCAGTATAATTATTTATTCGCCGGAGCAATAAAATGTTAACGTGATTAATTCCGGAGGAAAGTAATGTCAGAGAAATTCGGTTTCGGGATAATAGGCGCCGGGGTTATAAGCACCTATCATGCAAAGGCAATCGAAGCACACCCGGACGGGAAAATCGTGGCTGTTGCCGATGTCGTCAAGGCAAACGCCGAAAAATTCGCCGCAGAACATCACTGCGATGTCTATACCGACTGGCGTGAAATGCTCAAACGCCCCGATATCGACGCCATCAATGTCTGCTCCCCCTCCGGACTCCATGCCGAACATACAATAGGCGCCGCCCAGGCTGGCAAGCATATCATCGTCGAAAAGAGCATGGCAATCAATGTGAAGGACGCAACCCGCATGATCCGGGCTGCAAGAGACAGCGGAGTCAAGCTCGCTGTCATCTTCCAGAAAAGGACGGAAGAAGCACCGAACAGGATAAAGAAAGCTATTGCGGACGGCGTATTCGGTAAAATGGTGTTCGGCGATGCTTCGATCAAGTACTGGCGGAACCAGGCCTACTACGACAGCGCAGACTGGCGCGGGACATGGGCGCAGGAAGGCGGCGGCTCCACAATGACCCAGGGGATTCACGGCATCGATCTTCTCCTCTACATGATGGGTGACGTCGAAAAGATTTATGCAATGATGGATACAGTCGCCCATGTCAGAATCGAGGTGGAAGACATCGCCCTCGCCCTGCTCACTTTCAAGAACGGCGCGTACGGTCGTCTCCAGACAGCGACTGCATGCAATCCCGGCCAGGGAAATGTGTTCGATATCAACGGCACCCTCGGAACGGCGATCCTTGTCGAGGACACCATTACAAGCTGGGCGGTCTCCGATTCCAAGGAAACCGTGGCGCAGGAAACGATTACCGGTGTCGCCGGTAAAGCGGGCACCGCTGCCTCGTCCTATAAAACATTCCCCGTCGAGGGCCACATCATGCAGATGGCGAATTTCATCTCTGCGGTCAGGACAGGCGAAGAGCTCATATGCAGCGGCGAGGAAGGGCGACGGTCACTCGTGCTCATCGAGGCCCTCTATACATCGGCCCGCCGTGGCCAGGAAGTGTATCTCGAGGAAATCCTCGAAGGCAACGAAATCTGATTGGTGAAACGTTGACAGAAAATGCTGAATACATCATGGTGGTATACCAGGAAGGATAACGGGGCATGAGCGAGAATCTCTTTGACCTGACCGGGAAAACGGCGATTGTAACGGGATCGAGCCGTGGACTCGGACTCTACTTTGCACGGGCGCTTGCACGCGCCGGCGCCGATCTTGTGGTCACGAGCCGTTCTATCGCCTCTCTTGCGCCCGTCAGGGAAGAAATCGAAGCTCTCGGCGTCCGCGTATTCCCCGTCGAGCTCGATGTCCGTGAGTACGGGAGCATCCGGAAGGCGGTGGATGCGGCGTACGACCATTACGGCAAAATCGACATCCTCGTGAACAACGCGGGGTGCAATGTCCGCAAACCGGCGGTGGATGTAACATGGGATGACTGGAACCTCGTGGTCGACACGAACCTCCGGGGGCCGTTTTTCATGGCGCAGGCCGTTGCGCAGAAGATGATTCCGAGAAAATACGGAAGAATCGTCAATATCGGGTCGGTCACCTCCGTGTTCGGGTATGCCGCGCTCGGGCCGTACTGTGCAAGCCGCGGCGGAATCAAGCAGCTTACCATGAGCCTTGCGGATGACTGGGGATTATACGGGATAACGGTCAACTGTCTCGCTCCGGGCTGGTTCAAGACCGCACAGACCGCGGTGCTCTACGAAAACAAGGAATGGGTCGATTACCTCGTCGACCGTATCCCGCTCAAACGCCCGGGACATCCGAACGACCTCGACGGCACCATTGTCTTCCTGTCTTCCGATGCAAGCGCGTACATGACCGGCCAGACAATCCTCGTGGACGGCGGCATTTCAACCGGAGCAACCCGCGCCACAGCGCAGAAAAGAAGCGTCTGAGCACATGGAGTGATACATAACGGCATGCTTCGATGGATAAAGAGCAGAAGCTGATCTGTTACCGATACAGAACACTATCATTGCATAATAATAAAAAAAGCGCATGACCGGATTTTCCCGGTTATGCGCTTTTCGTGTATTACGGCTATCGTACAGTTTTATTCTCTCCGGTTGCGCTCAAAGTACATGGTATTTATCCCACATCTCGCGCATTGAGGCTCCACTCTCGAGCCTTGACCGTATTTCATTCTCGACCTTGACCCGTTTTGCCGCCTCCTGGATCACATCCATCTCAACAACCTGAGGAATGAACACCATCCCGTCGAGATCGGCAAACACAATCTGGCCCGGTTTAACGCGACGGCCGCCGATAATGACGGGGGAATCGTATTCAACAACGGCCGAGCGGTCGGTGGAATCGATGGGCGAAATTCCTCTTACAAACGTCGGAAATTTCAGATTGATCAGTTTACGGGCATCACGGGTATAGCCGTCCACGATGACACCTCTCCCGCCGCGTTTCATCATGGCAGCAGCCGACAGCTCACCCATGATCCCGGTTTCGATGGGCTTGTCGGACGAAGCGACAGCCACCTCTCCGGGTATAAGGCTGTCGAGCAGCTCGATGGCGAGCTTGTACGGATCGGATGTCCCCGTCTTCATGGGAGCGTTCAGCAGCGTACGGACACGTCCGGCGCATACTGCCTCCGAGAAAAGGGGACGAATCATCGCGGCAGGACTCACCGCGCATTCCGGGTAACCCATTTCATCGAGAATATCCGAAAGCGCTCCCGCATAAAAGAACTGTTCCATGAACTCAAACATCTTTATTTCATTTTCAAACTCCATACCGAGTTCCTCCTATAGTATCTCAGCCCGGATTATTTATGAGAATATTTAACCACAAAGACACAAATAGATATAATATATTATTTATACTATATGTTAGCAATTATTATTCGTTAACTTCCTGAAAGATATAAATAAAAGACAAATCCGTGAAAATCCGCCTGATCCGCGAGAATCCGCGTTCCATTAAATTTTTTATGATAGGTCGGATCAGATACGTTGTCTTCCTATGAAACGGTAAAACCGCACCACTTTTTTATAAAGAGGATCATGACGGCCGATTCGACCGGGATTTCATCGAGCCTGACACGTTCATATGCGGTATGAGCAGTTCCGATCCCGCCGCAGCCGGTCAGAACCCCGGGAATCCCCGCGATATTGGTATAAAACCACGTATCCGCCGAGGCCGGAAGAGCGGCGATTTCCGAATGAATTCCCATTTCCTCGAAGCACTGCCCAAGAAGCTTGACAAACGGGAGCTCCGGATCGATCCTGCTCGTGTCGTGACGGTAATCGAACGTGATTTCGAAATTCCCGCTCAGCCATTCCGATCCACGGGTTTTCAGCCGGTCGATCATCTCAGCCATAACTTTTTCTTTCGGCGTTGTCAGAATGCCGAATACACCCTTGAATACCGCCATCTGCGGCGCCATGGCAGGCCAGTCGCCCGCCTTCATCTGCCCGAATGTCACCGGCATGGGATTTTCGATCTCCGAGAAGAGAGGGTCGTCGCGGTGTGTCCCGGCCAGCAGGTCGTCATGGTATTCCTCGATGATACTCATCGCCTCGAAAGCCGTTTTAAGTGCGCTTACCGTCATCTGAGCCGACCCGGAATGACCAGCTCTGCCGTAACAGGTGCAGGTGAACCACAGCGCGCCCCGGACTGAGGTATGCAATTTCCCTATCCCGCATCCCTCGAGATTGATGCAGCAGTCGGCTTTTTCACCGTGTCTGATGAGCGCGAGCGTGCCGTTGCCGCCGGTCTCTTCCTCGATGACTATGTGGAGTATCACATCGCCGTGGGGCCTTAAGCTCAGCTTTTTCATGGCTTTGAGCATCATCCACATGACCGCGACAAGCCCCTTGTCGTCTATGGCGCCGCGACCGTACATCTCACCGTCCCGGATGAACGGGTCAAACGGCCGTTCGTGGCCGGCAGACGGCGGGACGACATCCACATGGGCGTTGAAGACAACGCTTTTCCCGGCGCCGTCTCCCTTGAGAACAACGCGGAGATTCGGCCTTCCCTCGTACGGACGCTCGTCAATTCTGAAGGCATAATCGGGATCGTGTATGATGTCTTCGGGCACGGGAACCTTTTCGCACACATCGGCGAGGTCCTTGAACTGCCCGTACAGACATTCCATCGCGGGGCCTTCGTATCCGGGCGTCGATTCGAACCGCACGAGCCTGTCGAGAAACGCTGTCGTTTCATCGAGGAGACCTTCGCAGGTCTTCCTTATTGTGTCGTTATCGATCATGTAACACTCCTGTTCTTGTGGTAACTGCGTATAAGCGAAAAAACAAAATCCGGATATTCAATCGATGACTCCCGGGGATGAATCCCTGGGCTATTACCGAAAAGTGCCTCCGGCACTCACCTGAACATATCGGTGGTTCAAGGAGTCCCGTCAGGGACTTATCGACAATAGACCGGCATTTGAATGCCGGGCATGAAGAGATGTCTTCTCGATCTTATTTCAGGGTTAGTGCATAAAACTTACGCATGAGATGTTTTGCACATCAAAGTGTCATTTCCTTGAAAGACGCCACTTTCGAGTCTTTAATCAGGGGCGGGAATCCATTTTTATTTTTCATCACAGAGCGAAGTTACAACTGGATACCCGATTCACTCCGTTTCCGGGAATAACAATCCTCGTTCGATAAAGCAGCTAATATAAGCTAATTTACTAACCAGAAAACGAAATATACTCATACTGTATTTTTGGAGACTCCAATCCCCGCACTTTCACTTCTTCAATTCGATCGATCCCTGTCCCGCAGGTACTCCGAGCGAAACAAATCCTGTCTCGCGGTCGTATTTCCAGCCTTTTATCTTCTCGCCGTTCACCATAACAGCGTGTACCCGCTCCGGGGAGAGGATTTCGAGCGCAGCGGGTTCAACAGTACTGTAGGAGACGGCATCCTGCTCAATGAGAACCGTTATCGGCCTGTCGGAATTCACCACGGTTTTCCCTTTAATCGAGCCGAATGTCGCACCGGCAAGCAGAAAGCCGCCATCGCGGGACAGCGCCGCACACAGGCCGTCCGTGCCGATCGATCCGTTATCCGCAGCGGTGCCCGACCGGTTGATGAGCACATCAACGTCGTCAAACTCGATGACCATATATTCCCCGAAGCTCTGCGATTTCCTTACATGAAGCTCGGTTGACAGGATTACGGCGGAGACCGCTTTCCCGCCTGATGTTGCAAGGTTCACGGTCACACGGCCGAGCGGTTCGATTGGATTATCTGTGAGCATACCGAGCTTGACCGGATCGGCATCGAGGGTCAGAGAGGGTCTGGCATCCTGACCGAGCGCGATTCCCGCAAGTCTGGTAATACCGGAACTGACGGTGAAAACATCCTCATCGGCGAGCACCATGTCAGACAGCTTCGGGCCATGAAACAGCACATCCATCGATGCTTCCCCCTGCTGGGTCTCAAGCCTGTCGATAACGACAGCCGTACGGGGAGCTATATAGAGGATACCGCGTTCGAGCCTTTTTACGTTGCCCAGATAGAGCGGGGTGAGATCGCCCAGAGCGAACGCCATGTCACGGCCGTTGACGAAGGATGTTATCCGCGCATGATCGTTCATTCCGGCCGCATAGTCGCCGTGATCGCCCGTTCTCTGGCTCTGCGGGTTATGATCGACGAGAACGCAGTTGTGCCCGATGGGCTGGATTATATGACTCTGGTAAAAAGGATCGTTATAATAGTCGCTGTATTCCTGCTCGGTTATAAGGAGTCTGCCGCGGTCGGAGAGAAAAAACGTTCCCTGGTCGAGGTGCTGATGATTGCCGAAAGGACCGCACCTGAAGGTCAGGACAAATGGCTCCGGGCCGGGTCCCGAGCGGAACACCACCGTGCCGGTTTTCCTGAACCACTTTGCGCCCGTGAGATTTCCCGGCTGTTTGCGCGGGATATCGTCGATATCGTACAGAACGGTATGAAACGTGTAGTAGGACGGCGTCGGCGGATTGAGATCGTAGAACCAGGCAAGCTCGGGATCGCGGAATTTTTCGAGCAGCCAGGGGAAAGCCGACATATCCGGCGGCGTAATCCGGGCATCGCCGAAGGTGAAATAGAGCCCGGCGTCATGGTCGGCTGCCCAGAATCCCTCGGTATACTGACGGTCGAGCATTGGCGACATGTCGATATTGAGGCATTTCTCGAAAAAGGGCAGTATCTCGGTATAGATACGCATGGTCCCGTACCCGTAGCCGTACCCTTCGAGGCAGCCGCTGTCGCCGTCATACACGGTATTCATGTGCGCTCTCAGTTTGTACAGGCACCCGCTCAGCATGGGTTCGAGACCGGTCGTGTCACCCGTTTCCCCGAGGATCGCAGTCGCGCCCGCAAGAGCCCCGCCGACAATCGCGGGTATCCAGTTCGACTCGTTGCACGTGCACTGGTCGGCAACAACATACGTCCTGTAAGCCGGTTCGAGACCGTTACGGATCATCGCCTGCCGGACTGTGTCGCGTTCCTCTTCGGTCAGGCGGTCGTAGAGAATATCGTAGGTCAATGCCAGATTGCAGGTCGTATAGTATTGGTAGAGGTAGATATGATGCCCCCGGTTGACCATCCACGGGTGTGTCCATGTCGGCCAGCGGCAGAGCGCAATGAGCGCCTGTTTCGCCCATTCCGCCGCTTCCTCGTCGCCATCGACAACCGAGACGATGGCATTTGCCTCGGCCCGCTGGGGTATGGTCGCTATCCGCGTACGGTACGGCTCGAACGATGAGAGCCACCCCTTTTCGGGGAAATAATCGAGATCATAGGGAAGCTCTGTGGAGTATTTTTCACGGCCTTCGCGGGCATCGGACCTGATTTTTTCGAGAAAGGCGGCGTTTTTCGGTTGTTTGAGACGCGCGACGAACGCTTCCCTGCCCTCACTGTCGAACCAGAGCCGTGGATGGGAAGCGAAACGCCGGTCATCCATTACCATGAAGGTAAATATCGACCGTGCGACAATCTCTTTTTTCCGTTCGCCGGTCAGCGTTACTTCGTACATTCCCGCCGGAAACCGTTTCCCGTCGAGGGCAGGCGGCTTATGGAGAGTCCATGAATCGCCATCCTTGTCGAGTTTTTCGGTGTATACCGTTTTCTCCGGCCTGTCGAACCGGGTTATACTTACGGTGACGTTGTCCGGGGATGAGGAGGCGCATGTCCCCCTGATAGACAGCGTATCGCCCTCACGGTAATGATTGAGGGCAATCGCGGAATCCCACTCGTCGAGCGATTCCGTTCGCGGCTCCACGAAGGTAAACTGCGCTTCACGGTATCCCGAGACGGAGAAATCGTCGAAACCGGCTGCTATGGGTATGTCGGGATCGGCGCTCTCAAAGCGCACGGTGACGGCCAGGGCGGTTATATCGAGCTCTCCTGCAGGGGCACGGCCCGCCGCTTTCAGAATGTCGGCGATACCGAGGTCGAGGAGCACCCACCGGTTCGTTTCGGGATTCATGAACCGCGACCGCACCCTGTCGCCGTTCGCCATGGGAAGATCGATGCCGAGCCATGATGGTTTGACCGTACTCTTGATATAGTACCTGAACCGTACGCGGCTCCGGTCATCGAGCCTCATGCTGAGCCGTTTGACCACGCCGGTAAGCTGCGGGGCGTTCCACTGCGGGTAGATAATCTTGCACAGAACTGTTCCCTGCTCGCCGGGCTGAATGGTTCCCGGATAGATGTACGGCGCTTCATAGGCGGCGTCCTGTATGGGCGGATAGCTCGACCATCCCATTGTCTCACGGGTCTCGAAATCCTGGCGGCAGGTCCACGGCTCGTAATCTATCGCTGAAACAGGCGTGACAGTGAAAATCAGCCCCGCAATACACCACAGTATTTTCATGACTATCTCCATCTCCAATGAAAAAAGTTGTCTTACGGGAAATTGAAGAAA comes from the bacterium genome and includes:
- a CDS encoding NAD(P)/FAD-dependent oxidoreductase, which encodes MALQHIFSPIRLGKVTVANRTVLAPMGIGISSLDEPYPLNSIRYFEERAIGEIGMIITPFTPVHNKLSTLPVAGITHDRFIPHHKRFVDCIHQYDTRVFLQIALAGGQLSGEAPSAIYSPIYTEKPRALTTGELDELVEAFVIAAGRAIESGYDGVEVHGAHSYLIGSMMSPALNKRTDKYGGSFEGRMKFPRDIISGIRGKYPDFPVGFKFSAHEHLEGGVDIELGKQIASHIAQLGVAYLHPSTTAVTFEYMDDYSAVPVLYMPRNNLIPLAVETRKAAPGVPIIGAGGITVPEEAEELIASGKCDMVALGRPSLADPHWAKKAKAGKKVVPCIRCNVCYRQLWAGEPLWCSVNPYLGHEAEQYLSTPSKKKKVMIIGAGPAGIRCALTASKRGHDVTLFEKRPYIGGMVYPGSRPDCKKDVARLLDWYNTELGESTVRLRLNTEVTPELVEQEAPDALVIAVGAEPSVPGVPGIDMPHVASAVDVLRDVSRYKGKKAVVVGGGDVGCETACHLADNGWKVTIVEMLPRLMEENVVMDVKFPMLALLEKKHVTVRTGTKLSKVTDEGIEAILPSGKKGGIEADIVVIATGFKKPLTFNPEDVSMHIAPMSGTLGKLAIKAAEFHIIGDCARLGRIREATEAGERIGRWL
- a CDS encoding DegT/DnrJ/EryC1/StrS family aminotransferase: MSELAIFGGQPTITGSWPKWPFAGKRERELLDEVLSSDLWGGTGLGPKIRELNDKFARYCDCKYGAAVANGTVSMELALKAWDIGPGDEVICPAVTFMATATAPHHVGATVVYVDIDPKTLNIDPARIEEAVTPKTRAIIPVHIGGHPCDMDPIMEIARKHGIKVLEDAAQAHGSIYKGRKSGSLGDAGSFSFQQSKNMQSGEGGIVVSNDRDFIDLIHYSIGKFGRGVREKYAGHIHYRFGWNACYTELQAALALAQLERLEEHTEKRAANAKLLYRLLDGIEGIEPLVWQPYCDRHGHHLVNLRFISEEFDGASRAQFLAALNKEGVVCSSFYPMPLYEQPLYKTDKTLSMRYLPSPVSERTCREIVFLEQNLFLAESGRIEKIAEAIRKVRKNASELHDIDVTENDFMGSAVLKKARENAA
- a CDS encoding Gfo/Idh/MocA family oxidoreductase, with amino-acid sequence MSEKFGFGIIGAGVISTYHAKAIEAHPDGKIVAVADVVKANAEKFAAEHHCDVYTDWREMLKRPDIDAINVCSPSGLHAEHTIGAAQAGKHIIVEKSMAINVKDATRMIRAARDSGVKLAVIFQKRTEEAPNRIKKAIADGVFGKMVFGDASIKYWRNQAYYDSADWRGTWAQEGGGSTMTQGIHGIDLLLYMMGDVEKIYAMMDTVAHVRIEVEDIALALLTFKNGAYGRLQTATACNPGQGNVFDINGTLGTAILVEDTITSWAVSDSKETVAQETITGVAGKAGTAASSYKTFPVEGHIMQMANFISAVRTGEELICSGEEGRRSLVLIEALYTSARRGQEVYLEEILEGNEI
- a CDS encoding glucose 1-dehydrogenase; its protein translation is MSENLFDLTGKTAIVTGSSRGLGLYFARALARAGADLVVTSRSIASLAPVREEIEALGVRVFPVELDVREYGSIRKAVDAAYDHYGKIDILVNNAGCNVRKPAVDVTWDDWNLVVDTNLRGPFFMAQAVAQKMIPRKYGRIVNIGSVTSVFGYAALGPYCASRGGIKQLTMSLADDWGLYGITVNCLAPGWFKTAQTAVLYENKEWVDYLVDRIPLKRPGHPNDLDGTIVFLSSDASAYMTGQTILVDGGISTGATRATAQKRSV
- a CDS encoding RraA family protein is translated as MEFENEIKMFEFMEQFFYAGALSDILDEMGYPECAVSPAAMIRPLFSEAVCAGRVRTLLNAPMKTGTSDPYKLAIELLDSLIPGEVAVASSDKPIETGIMGELSAAAMMKRGGRGVIVDGYTRDARKLINLKFPTFVRGISPIDSTDRSAVVEYDSPVIIGGRRVKPGQIVFADLDGMVFIPQVVEMDVIQEAAKRVKVENEIRSRLESGASMREMWDKYHVL
- a CDS encoding M20/M25/M40 family metallo-hydrolase is translated as MIDNDTIRKTCEGLLDETTAFLDRLVRFESTPGYEGPAMECLYGQFKDLADVCEKVPVPEDIIHDPDYAFRIDERPYEGRPNLRVVLKGDGAGKSVVFNAHVDVVPPSAGHERPFDPFIRDGEMYGRGAIDDKGLVAVMWMMLKAMKKLSLRPHGDVILHIVIEEETGGNGTLALIRHGEKADCCINLEGCGIGKLHTSVRGALWFTCTCYGRAGHSGSAQMTVSALKTAFEAMSIIEEYHDDLLAGTHRDDPLFSEIENPMPVTFGQMKAGDWPAMAPQMAVFKGVFGILTTPKEKVMAEMIDRLKTRGSEWLSGNFEITFDYRHDTSRIDPELPFVKLLGQCFEEMGIHSEIAALPASADTWFYTNIAGIPGVLTGCGGIGTAHTAYERVRLDEIPVESAVMILFIKKWCGFTVS